AGATCTAGAAACAAAATTAATGGAAGAACAAACAGAAATGCGGCCGGATGTGAGAATAGAATAAGAAAATAGATGCCCAGCATCATCCAAGTTTTTGCCTGAATTACATGGAAGTATACTGCGGTAATAACTAACATGCTAACAAAAATATCCGTAAAAAGAGGGTCATAGCCAAATACCCGAAAAAATGAAAAATTCAGGAAACATACAATTAATGTCCACAATATTTGAACATTATTCATGCCAAAATGAGCCCCGAGTTTTCTAATAATCAGAAAAATTATTGTCATCCATAATGCGTTCAAAAACAAATGGGTCTGTGTCATGGATTTTACATCTCGGGTTGAATCCACTAATCCTACCTGAGAGAATGCCTTCTCTGCATAATGCGCTATTCGGGGTAAGAGCATTCTGCCAAGCCAATAGCTCTCGAATTTTCTATCCCTAAATTCTTGTTCACTTGAACGAGCCATGGTATAGTAGAGAAATCCATCTGAACCCACCCCTCCATTGATAATTTGCTTTTCAGAATTAAGGTTATACAGCAAAAAAACTGCTATGTATAGACCAAAAAATAGGCCAATTTGATAATTAGAAATTTTCATTTTCTTAGATTTACATCGAAATAGAGACCGTTAGTGGCCATAATTAAACACTGGGCATCCTATATGTAGAGCACCTGTGTCTTCGGCTTCTGGTTACAATCTTCATGCTCTAAGCCTCCTTCTCTATAGTGGATTTTATGGCACAATAGGCAAGAGGTAGCCTATGCCTGATAGATTGAAGCCCTAAGGTATTCGCTTACTTCAAGCTTGTCTAAGCTGGCAGCTGTCCCTCCTATACAGAAAATTTATAGCTCGCCCACCATATCTGCGGGCACCACGTAGCGGGCAAACTCCGCTTCGGTCAGGTAGCCCAGGGCCAGAGCGGCCTCTTTCAGGGTAGTGCCCTCTTTATGCGCCTTCTTGGCTATGGCCGCGGCTTTGTCGTAGCCGATGTGGGTGTTCAGGGCAGTTACCAGCATCAGGCTGTTGTTCAGGTGCTTGTCTACCATGGGCAGATTGGGTGCTATGCCTACGGCGCAGTGGTCGTTAAAGCTGCTTACTGCATCGGCCAGCAGGCGTGCACTGGTCAGCACATTGTGGATGATCAGGGGCTTGAATACGTTCAGCTCAAAGTGGCCATTGCTGCCACCCACGCTCACAGCCACGTCGTTGCCCATTACCTGGGCACACACCATGGTCAGAGCCTCGCACTGGGTGGGGTTCACCTTACCGGGCATAATGCTGCTGCCTGGCTCATTTTCGGGGATCAGGATCTCGCCTATGCCGGATCGGGGGCCGCTGCTGAGCAGGCGGATGTCGTTGCCGATCTTCATGAGCGAAACGGCTACGCGCTTGTAGGCACCGTGTAGCTCTACCAGGGCATCGTGGGCTGCCAGGGCCTCAAACTTGTTTTCGGCAGAAACAAAGGGCAGGCCAGTCAGCTCCGCTATCTTCTGGGCCACCAGGGGCGCATAGCCCTTGGGGGTATTGATGCCGGTGCCTACGGCGGTGCCACCCAGGGCCAGCTCGGCCACGTGTGGCAGGGCATTGCGCAGGGCAGCCAGGCCGCGGTCCAGCTGGGTTACATAGCCGCTAAACTCCTGGCCCAGGGTGAGGGGGGTGGCATCCATGCAGTGGGTACGGCCTATTTTCACCACCTTCCACATCTCGCGGCTCTTCTGGTGCAGGGTGCCACGCAGCTGCTCCAG
The Bacteroidota bacterium DNA segment above includes these coding regions:
- the fumC gene encoding class II fumarate hydratase — protein: MSKNLSETQAYRTEKDTMGEVQVPADRYWGAQTQRSLENFRIGQASGKNRMPIEVIHAFAYLKKAAAQANAQLGVLPAEKAQAIATVCDEILTGALDSHFPLVIWQTGSGTQSNMNVNEVVSNRAIEQLGGQVGSKSPIHPNDDVNKSQSSNDTFPTAMHIAAYKITVEALMPALEQLRGTLHQKSREMWKVVKIGRTHCMDATPLTLGQEFSGYVTQLDRGLAALRNALPHVAELALGGTAVGTGINTPKGYAPLVAQKIAELTGLPFVSAENKFEALAAHDALVELHGAYKRVAVSLMKIGNDIRLLSSGPRSGIGEILIPENEPGSSIMPGKVNPTQCEALTMVCAQVMGNDVAVSVGGSNGHFELNVFKPLIIHNVLTSARLLADAVSSFNDHCAVGIAPNLPMVDKHLNNSLMLVTALNTHIGYDKAAAIAKKAHKEGTTLKEAALALGYLTEAEFARYVVPADMVGEL